From a single Miscanthus floridulus cultivar M001 chromosome 8, ASM1932011v1, whole genome shotgun sequence genomic region:
- the LOC136473401 gene encoding type IV inositol polyphosphate 5-phosphatase 9-like isoform X1, whose product MGECPKLAQMTCPRSAASRVLGHQFISEFSGVELQKSSMLGGQSETVKYRVFAGTWNVGGVAPPDDLDLEDWLDTKTDSYDIYVLGFQEVVPLNARTVLGPKQRRAAMKWNLLIGDALNNRRHGNGVAAMHDQGQGGVFRCLLSKQMVGIFVSVWTRSSLRRHVRHPAVSSVGTGVLGRLGNKGAVSVRFLLHGTSFCFVCCHLASGCKDGDALRRNADAVDILSRTSFLSYGGAPAAPYELPKKILGHDRVVLFGDLNYRIAMDDDDEARQLVGARKWSMLLENDELLLELCSGRQFDRWHEGHVAFAPTYKYRRNSDQLYWCPDGVATGRDKQHRVPAWCDRILWRGKGMKQVRYERCGGYRLSDHRPVRAVFHAVCELVEGVDA is encoded by the exons ATGGGGGAGTGCCCAAAGCTTGCACAA ATGACCTGTCCAAGATCGGCGGCGAGCAGGGTATTGGGTCATCAGTTCATCTCCGAATTCTCAGGCGTGGAGTTGCAGAAGAGCAGCATGCTAGGTGGGCAGAGCGAGACCGTCAAGTACAG GGTGTTTGCTGGTACATGGAACGTTGGCGGCGTGGCGCCGCCGGATGATCTGGACTTGGAGGATTGGCTGGACACCAAGACCGACTCGTACGACATCTATGTTCTTGG GTTCCAGGAGGTGGTGCCACTGAACGCGAGGACCGTGCTTGGCCCCAAACAGAGGCGGGCAGCCATGAAGTGGAACCTGCTCATCGGTGACGCATTGAACAACAGGAGGCATGGAAATGGAGTTGCAGCAATGCATGATCAAGGACAGGGCGGCGTGTTCAGGTGCCTCTTGAGCAAGCAGATGGTCGGCATCTTCGTGTCGGTCTGGACGAGGAGCAGCCTCCGCCGGCACGTCCGCCACCCTGCCGTCTCCAGCGTCGGCACCGGCGTCCtcggccggctcggcaacaag GGCGCGGTGTCCGTCCGGTTCTTGCTCCACGGCACAAGCTTCTGCTTCGTCTGCTGCCACCTGGCCTCAGGCTGCAAGGACGGCGACGCGCTCCGCCGGAACGCCGACGCGGTGGACATCCTCTCCAGGACCAGCTTCCTCAGCTACGGCGGCGCGCCGGCAGCACCGTATGAGCTGCCCAAGAAGATTCTTGGCCATGA CCGCGTGGTGTTGTTCGGGGACCTCAACTACCGGATCGccatggacgacgacgacgaggcacGGCAGCTGGTTGGGGCCAGGAAATGGAGCATGCTGCTGGAGAACGACGAGCTGCTGCTGGAGCTCTGCAGTGGCCGTCAGTTCGACCGCTGGCACGAGGGCCACGTCGCCTTCGCCCCGACCTACAAGTACCGCCGCAACTCCGACCAGCTCTACTGGTGCCCTGACGGCGTCGCCACCGGCCGCGACAAGCAGCACCGCGTGCCGGCATG GTGCGACCGTATCCTCTGGCGCGGGAAGGGGATGAAGCAGGTCCGGTACGAGCGCTGCGGTGGCTACCGGCTCTCCGATCACCGCCCGGTCAGGGCCGTGTTCCACGCCGTGTGCGAACTGGTGGAAGGCGTGGATGCTTAA
- the LOC136473401 gene encoding type IV inositol polyphosphate 5-phosphatase 9-like isoform X2, translating to MTCPRSAASRVLGHQFISEFSGVELQKSSMLGGQSETVKYRVFAGTWNVGGVAPPDDLDLEDWLDTKTDSYDIYVLGFQEVVPLNARTVLGPKQRRAAMKWNLLIGDALNNRRHGNGVAAMHDQGQGGVFRCLLSKQMVGIFVSVWTRSSLRRHVRHPAVSSVGTGVLGRLGNKGAVSVRFLLHGTSFCFVCCHLASGCKDGDALRRNADAVDILSRTSFLSYGGAPAAPYELPKKILGHDRVVLFGDLNYRIAMDDDDEARQLVGARKWSMLLENDELLLELCSGRQFDRWHEGHVAFAPTYKYRRNSDQLYWCPDGVATGRDKQHRVPAWCDRILWRGKGMKQVRYERCGGYRLSDHRPVRAVFHAVCELVEGVDA from the exons ATGACCTGTCCAAGATCGGCGGCGAGCAGGGTATTGGGTCATCAGTTCATCTCCGAATTCTCAGGCGTGGAGTTGCAGAAGAGCAGCATGCTAGGTGGGCAGAGCGAGACCGTCAAGTACAG GGTGTTTGCTGGTACATGGAACGTTGGCGGCGTGGCGCCGCCGGATGATCTGGACTTGGAGGATTGGCTGGACACCAAGACCGACTCGTACGACATCTATGTTCTTGG GTTCCAGGAGGTGGTGCCACTGAACGCGAGGACCGTGCTTGGCCCCAAACAGAGGCGGGCAGCCATGAAGTGGAACCTGCTCATCGGTGACGCATTGAACAACAGGAGGCATGGAAATGGAGTTGCAGCAATGCATGATCAAGGACAGGGCGGCGTGTTCAGGTGCCTCTTGAGCAAGCAGATGGTCGGCATCTTCGTGTCGGTCTGGACGAGGAGCAGCCTCCGCCGGCACGTCCGCCACCCTGCCGTCTCCAGCGTCGGCACCGGCGTCCtcggccggctcggcaacaag GGCGCGGTGTCCGTCCGGTTCTTGCTCCACGGCACAAGCTTCTGCTTCGTCTGCTGCCACCTGGCCTCAGGCTGCAAGGACGGCGACGCGCTCCGCCGGAACGCCGACGCGGTGGACATCCTCTCCAGGACCAGCTTCCTCAGCTACGGCGGCGCGCCGGCAGCACCGTATGAGCTGCCCAAGAAGATTCTTGGCCATGA CCGCGTGGTGTTGTTCGGGGACCTCAACTACCGGATCGccatggacgacgacgacgaggcacGGCAGCTGGTTGGGGCCAGGAAATGGAGCATGCTGCTGGAGAACGACGAGCTGCTGCTGGAGCTCTGCAGTGGCCGTCAGTTCGACCGCTGGCACGAGGGCCACGTCGCCTTCGCCCCGACCTACAAGTACCGCCGCAACTCCGACCAGCTCTACTGGTGCCCTGACGGCGTCGCCACCGGCCGCGACAAGCAGCACCGCGTGCCGGCATG GTGCGACCGTATCCTCTGGCGCGGGAAGGGGATGAAGCAGGTCCGGTACGAGCGCTGCGGTGGCTACCGGCTCTCCGATCACCGCCCGGTCAGGGCCGTGTTCCACGCCGTGTGCGAACTGGTGGAAGGCGTGGATGCTTAA